The following are encoded together in the Flavihumibacter fluvii genome:
- the atpG gene encoding ATP synthase F1 subunit gamma, translating into MSGALKEVRNRIKSVQSTQQITKAMKMVSAAKLRRAQDAIIQMRPYANKLQEMLSNIVSNADGELGGALATERPVENVLLIVITSDRGLAGAYNANIIKAAKAAINEHYSSQFAKGRVTIWNIGKKGYESFLKGNYRADATFKDIFLNLTFENVQACAQAAVKAFQENQFDVVEVVYSEFKNAATQRFAVERFLPIPKVKPGPNTKKSDFIFEPNKEELIAELMPKILNTQLYKAVLDANASEHGARMTAMDKASENANELLRSLKISYNRARQAAITTELTEIVSGAAALQG; encoded by the coding sequence ATGTCAGGAGCATTGAAAGAGGTCCGTAACCGGATCAAATCCGTTCAAAGTACCCAGCAAATTACGAAGGCCATGAAAATGGTGAGTGCCGCTAAACTGCGCCGCGCGCAGGATGCCATCATCCAGATGCGTCCTTATGCCAATAAGCTGCAGGAAATGCTGAGCAATATTGTTAGTAATGCCGATGGTGAACTGGGCGGGGCCCTGGCCACTGAAAGGCCTGTGGAAAATGTACTGCTGATCGTGATCACCAGCGACCGCGGACTGGCAGGTGCCTATAATGCGAACATCATTAAGGCTGCCAAAGCGGCAATTAATGAACATTACAGCAGCCAGTTTGCAAAGGGCAGGGTAACCATCTGGAATATTGGTAAAAAAGGGTACGAGTCCTTTTTAAAAGGCAATTACAGGGCCGATGCCACCTTCAAGGATATTTTCCTGAACCTGACATTTGAGAATGTCCAGGCCTGCGCCCAGGCTGCGGTTAAAGCCTTCCAGGAGAACCAGTTTGATGTGGTTGAAGTGGTGTATAGTGAGTTCAAGAATGCGGCCACCCAGCGTTTTGCAGTAGAGCGCTTCCTGCCTATCCCAAAGGTGAAGCCCGGTCCAAATACCAAGAAAAGTGATTTTATTTTCGAGCCCAATAAGGAAGAATTGATTGCGGAACTGATGCCGAAGATCCTGAATACCCAATTGTACAAAGCCGTACTGGATGCGAATGCCTCAGAGCACGGTGCCCGTATGACGGCCATGGATAAGGCTTCTGAGAATGCCAATGAATTGCTGCGTTCACTGAAGATCAGCTACAATCGTGCCCGCCAGGCGGCCATTACCACGGAACTTACGGAGATTGTGAGTGGCGCTGCGGCATTGCAGGGGTGA
- the scpB gene encoding SMC-Scp complex subunit ScpB yields the protein MDIGHIIPHIEALIFASEKPLGALELTDLINQAFGFMEDKITLEQVESGIEGIVEKYQAEFYPFELRFSGGGWQFLTKKDFHKTVAQLNGDKFLKRLSGAAMETLAIIAYKQPITKSEIESIRGVSADYSIQKLLEKELIVISGRNEDMPGKPLVYVTSRSFMDYFGLNGPEDLPRIREVLAEQAVEPTQMGNQQIHVANGDDQSVSDTLLMVDPNSVLLVNETGELLEASYSEEEFTAEIELEAGDAPEIQDQTPENEPGQDDGTGESGSDDDELNN from the coding sequence ATGGATATCGGACATATCATCCCGCATATAGAAGCCCTGATCTTCGCCTCTGAAAAGCCTCTCGGGGCCCTGGAACTGACCGACCTGATCAACCAGGCCTTCGGTTTCATGGAAGACAAGATCACCCTGGAACAGGTGGAATCGGGAATTGAAGGGATCGTGGAGAAATACCAGGCCGAATTCTATCCCTTTGAACTTCGCTTCAGCGGTGGCGGCTGGCAATTCCTGACCAAAAAGGATTTCCACAAAACGGTAGCCCAGCTGAATGGCGATAAATTCCTGAAACGCCTCAGCGGCGCTGCCATGGAAACCCTCGCCATCATTGCCTATAAACAACCGATCACAAAATCGGAGATCGAATCCATCCGTGGCGTGAGCGCGGACTATAGTATCCAGAAACTGCTCGAAAAAGAACTGATCGTCATCAGTGGCCGGAATGAAGACATGCCCGGTAAACCGCTGGTATATGTCACCTCCCGCTCCTTCATGGATTATTTCGGACTGAATGGCCCGGAAGACCTGCCACGCATCCGTGAAGTCCTTGCTGAGCAGGCTGTTGAACCCACCCAGATGGGCAACCAGCAGATCCATGTCGCTAACGGCGATGACCAGTCTGTATCAGATACCCTGTTGATGGTAGACCCGAACTCTGTATTGCTGGTTAATGAAACCGGGGAATTACTGGAGGCCAGTTATTCAGAAGAAGAATTCACTGCAGAAATAGAACTGGAGGCTGGTGATGCTCCGGAGATACAGGACCAAACACCTGAAAATGAGCCCGGCCAGGATGACGGGACCGGTGAATCCGGTTCTGATGATGATGAGCTGAACAACTAG
- the lysA gene encoding diaminopimelate decarboxylase yields the protein MSYLSNEVLAQLAQEYGTPLYVYNANQISDQYHKLKSAFANCNARFFYACKALSNINILKYVESLGASLDCVSINEVKLGLKAGFTPDRILFTPNCVDFAEVDEGKQLGVNLNIDNISILEQFGTKYGGSYPICIRFNPHIMGGGNYKISTGHIDSKFGISIHQMRHIERVVKSTGLHVAGVHMHTGSDIKDVNVFLQGLEVMFELATHFPDLEFIDLGSGFKVPYQEGDVATDINLLGVKVTEAFRNFEKETGKQIQVWFEPGKFLVSESGYFVVKANVIKQTTATVFVGVNSGFNHLIRPMFYDAYHRISNITNPNGSERIYTVVGNICETDTFAWDRTLNEVREGDFLVFYNAGAYGFEMSSNFNSRLKPAEVMLIDGKAHLIRKADVFEDLLKNQVEVL from the coding sequence ATGTCTTATCTATCAAACGAGGTTCTGGCACAACTCGCACAGGAATATGGTACACCGCTATACGTGTACAATGCTAACCAGATCAGCGACCAGTACCATAAACTGAAGTCCGCTTTTGCCAACTGTAATGCCCGCTTTTTTTATGCCTGTAAGGCACTGAGCAATATCAATATTCTAAAGTATGTGGAGTCTTTAGGCGCATCACTGGATTGCGTCAGTATCAATGAAGTGAAACTTGGCCTCAAAGCCGGATTTACCCCCGACCGGATCCTGTTCACGCCCAATTGCGTGGATTTTGCCGAAGTGGATGAAGGCAAGCAACTTGGCGTGAACCTCAACATCGATAATATTTCCATCCTGGAACAATTCGGCACAAAATACGGCGGATCTTATCCTATTTGCATCCGGTTCAATCCGCATATCATGGGCGGTGGCAATTACAAAATATCTACCGGTCATATCGATAGCAAATTCGGGATTTCCATTCACCAGATGCGCCATATTGAAAGGGTGGTGAAATCAACCGGATTACATGTTGCCGGCGTCCATATGCACACCGGCAGCGATATTAAGGATGTGAATGTATTCCTGCAGGGACTGGAAGTCATGTTTGAACTGGCAACACATTTTCCTGACCTCGAATTCATCGACCTGGGCAGCGGATTTAAAGTGCCTTACCAGGAGGGCGATGTGGCCACTGATATCAACCTGCTTGGGGTAAAGGTGACCGAAGCCTTCAGGAACTTCGAAAAGGAAACCGGCAAACAGATCCAGGTCTGGTTTGAACCCGGAAAATTTCTCGTAAGCGAATCAGGTTATTTTGTGGTGAAGGCCAATGTGATCAAGCAAACTACTGCCACGGTCTTCGTGGGCGTGAACAGCGGATTCAATCACCTCATCAGGCCAATGTTTTATGATGCCTACCATCGTATCAGCAATATCACCAACCCGAATGGCAGTGAAAGGATCTATACCGTTGTTGGGAATATCTGCGAGACAGACACATTTGCCTGGGACCGCACCCTGAATGAAGTGCGTGAAGGGGATTTCCTGGTTTTCTACAATGCCGGTGCCTATGGGTTTGAAATGTCCTCCAATTTTAATTCCAGGCTCAAACCTGCTGAAGTAATGCTGATCGACGGCAAAGCCCACCTCATCCGCAAAGCTGATGTATTCGAAGACTTGCTGAAAAACCAGGTTGAAGTATTGTAA
- a CDS encoding ferritin-like domain-containing protein, whose translation MMSKTSDALSRRRFLGYAGTMAGVAAFAASCKKNDDPMPDYGVDLGSGDIGILNYAFALEQLEAAFYMQVAMTPFSGITPAENALLTDIRDHEIAHREFFKTALGANAITTLEFNFSAINFSSRDSVLATAKAFEDLGVSAYNGAGKLIANPDYLTLAGKIVSVEARHAAYIRDLISNGSFADNSVIDANGLDTSRMPAEVLSAASAYIRTKINGSRLPQ comes from the coding sequence ATGATGAGCAAAACATCTGATGCGCTGTCCAGGCGCAGGTTCCTGGGCTATGCCGGTACAATGGCCGGGGTTGCAGCTTTTGCCGCATCCTGTAAAAAAAATGATGACCCAATGCCCGATTATGGTGTTGATCTTGGCAGCGGGGATATTGGTATCCTGAATTATGCATTTGCGCTGGAACAATTGGAGGCTGCTTTCTACATGCAGGTGGCAATGACGCCCTTCAGTGGCATCACACCTGCAGAGAATGCATTGCTGACCGATATCCGCGACCATGAGATCGCCCACCGTGAATTTTTTAAAACAGCACTCGGTGCAAACGCCATCACTACACTGGAATTTAATTTCAGTGCGATTAATTTCAGCAGTCGCGATAGTGTTCTCGCAACAGCAAAAGCTTTTGAAGACCTTGGTGTATCTGCGTATAATGGTGCCGGTAAGTTGATCGCCAATCCCGATTACCTCACGCTCGCCGGTAAGATTGTTTCCGTTGAAGCCCGGCATGCTGCTTACATCCGGGACCTCATCAGTAATGGCAGTTTCGCTGATAATTCGGTCATTGATGCGAATGGACTTGATACCAGCAGGATGCCGGCCGAAGTGTTATCCGCAGCTTCTGCCTATATCAGGACAAAAATCAATGGCAGCAGGCTGCCCCAATAA
- a CDS encoding ferritin-like domain-containing protein: MQFNNIIKEIAATDPEFPGRVHSRRSAMREFAGLGARISLAAMPLFIGSVFKKAYAQPSMGPVLEILNYALTLEYLESEFYATAITKGTALIPAGPATNAIQTISNHEAAHVSFLKMAITASGGVPVSKPNFDFTAKGTFGDVFTNYATFLAVAQTFEDTGVRAYKGRAAELVKGGDLLTAALNIHSVEARHAAHIRQMRKNNGFGDVKPWITGKDSGIGSVVQASYDGEDNTSQAGVNIVNINGQAISAAAASEAFDEGLSKDQVLAIVSPFFVS; the protein is encoded by the coding sequence ATGCAATTCAATAATATTATTAAAGAGATCGCAGCAACCGATCCTGAGTTTCCTGGGCGTGTACATTCGCGTCGTTCAGCCATGCGTGAATTTGCCGGCCTGGGTGCGCGCATTTCATTGGCTGCAATGCCTTTGTTCATCGGATCGGTGTTCAAAAAAGCATACGCGCAACCATCGATGGGCCCTGTCCTGGAGATCCTTAATTATGCGCTTACGCTGGAGTACCTGGAGTCAGAGTTTTATGCAACCGCTATCACCAAAGGCACTGCATTAATTCCAGCCGGACCAGCGACCAATGCCATTCAGACCATCAGCAACCATGAAGCTGCCCATGTCAGCTTTTTAAAGATGGCCATCACCGCTTCTGGTGGCGTACCGGTATCAAAACCAAATTTTGACTTTACCGCGAAAGGCACATTTGGGGATGTGTTCACCAACTATGCCACCTTCCTGGCTGTAGCGCAGACATTTGAAGACACCGGTGTCCGCGCTTATAAAGGAAGGGCCGCAGAATTAGTGAAAGGGGGTGACCTGCTGACTGCTGCTTTGAATATACATTCTGTGGAAGCGCGGCACGCTGCACATATCCGCCAGATGCGGAAGAACAATGGATTTGGTGATGTGAAACCATGGATTACAGGAAAGGATTCCGGCATTGGTTCGGTCGTGCAAGCCAGTTATGATGGTGAAGACAATACCAGCCAGGCTGGTGTGAATATCGTAAATATCAATGGCCAGGCGATCTCTGCTGCTGCCGCCTCTGAAGCCTTCGATGAAGGGCTTTCCAAAGACCAGGTACTAGCCATCGTTTCTCCATTTTTTGTGTCCTGA
- a CDS encoding C1 family peptidase, with protein MPIRMEDDPQDPQEQYNDNSGGRGGGGFPGGGGGGGGLIALLPLLLSLFKGKRIFLLLIIGGILYFVMGRGGCNMGSGISEIAKLATGGFLDPRQFEKAEIYEPLADDNTKNPLPEMANLQKFAPAVGNQGSQGSCVAWSSAYGARTILEASKTGQDPDALKFSPAFLYNQIGLEGCQGSYIIRAMEFMTKQGAVPYDEFPYTDQDCSRVPDPNLISNAAQFRMKGFNRLSAGDRTDAIDLRAIKENLAQGAPVVIGMMVGQSFMQDMMGKDVWIPEQGDRSMMGFGGHAMCVVGYDDRKYGGSFLLMNSWGPEWGVNGFAWIRYADFNYYVREAYGVNPMHEMGATASTPLIGEVGLVEMVNTGNKMEPRGYIPLQLTAGNRFVTSSQVKVGTKFKMEVKNSAECYIYVFGKETDGTSYTLFPYPKQDDPTKTKYSPFCGITGYRLFPKDKSMTPDSIGTKDMIAVVMSKNPLDWYSVNTAISRNPSTDYATRLNAALGENLLKSAQFNTTAKGTMSFSGNTSPNQVMACIVEIDKSK; from the coding sequence ATGCCTATCAGGATGGAAGATGATCCGCAGGATCCCCAGGAACAGTATAATGATAACAGTGGTGGCCGCGGCGGTGGTGGATTTCCTGGTGGCGGTGGTGGCGGTGGTGGGTTAATTGCCTTATTGCCCTTATTGCTTTCATTATTTAAAGGGAAGCGCATTTTCCTGCTGCTGATTATTGGCGGCATATTGTATTTCGTGATGGGCAGGGGTGGGTGCAACATGGGTAGCGGCATTAGCGAGATCGCAAAACTGGCGACCGGCGGATTCCTTGATCCCCGCCAGTTTGAAAAGGCTGAAATATATGAACCACTGGCGGATGACAATACCAAAAACCCTTTGCCTGAAATGGCCAACCTGCAAAAGTTTGCACCGGCTGTGGGTAACCAGGGTTCCCAGGGGAGTTGTGTTGCCTGGAGTAGTGCCTATGGTGCCCGGACGATCCTTGAAGCGTCAAAAACCGGGCAGGATCCCGATGCCCTGAAATTCAGTCCGGCTTTTTTATACAACCAGATCGGCCTCGAAGGCTGCCAGGGTTCCTATATCATCAGGGCCATGGAGTTCATGACCAAACAAGGCGCTGTTCCTTATGATGAGTTTCCCTATACCGACCAGGATTGTTCACGTGTGCCCGACCCTAACCTGATCTCCAACGCAGCGCAGTTCAGGATGAAAGGATTTAACCGCTTGTCTGCCGGCGACCGCACAGACGCCATAGACCTGCGGGCCATTAAAGAAAACCTGGCCCAGGGTGCCCCTGTAGTGATCGGGATGATGGTTGGACAAAGTTTCATGCAGGATATGATGGGTAAGGACGTTTGGATCCCGGAGCAAGGCGATCGCAGTATGATGGGCTTTGGCGGTCATGCGATGTGTGTGGTGGGGTACGACGACCGGAAATACGGCGGGTCATTTTTATTGATGAATAGCTGGGGGCCTGAGTGGGGTGTCAATGGGTTTGCCTGGATTCGCTATGCCGATTTTAATTATTATGTACGTGAGGCCTATGGTGTAAATCCCATGCACGAAATGGGCGCCACTGCAAGTACGCCGCTGATCGGAGAAGTCGGGCTGGTGGAAATGGTGAATACCGGTAATAAGATGGAACCCAGGGGGTATATTCCGCTGCAACTCACTGCCGGCAACCGGTTTGTAACCAGCAGCCAGGTTAAAGTGGGTACAAAATTCAAAATGGAAGTAAAGAACAGTGCAGAATGTTATATCTATGTGTTTGGCAAGGAAACTGACGGTACCAGCTATACGCTTTTCCCATATCCCAAACAGGATGACCCAACGAAAACAAAATATTCGCCCTTTTGCGGCATCACCGGTTACCGGCTTTTCCCGAAAGATAAAAGCATGACGCCGGACAGCATTGGTACCAAAGACATGATCGCTGTAGTGATGAGTAAAAATCCGCTGGATTGGTATTCCGTCAATACCGCCATCAGCAGGAATCCGTCTACAGACTATGCCACCAGGTTAAATGCAGCGCTTGGGGAAAACCTGCTGAAATCAGCACAATTCAATACCACGGCAAAAGGGACCATGAGCTTTTCAGGAAATACCAGCCCCAACCAGGTAATGGCCTGTATTGTTGAAATCGATAAATCTAAATAA
- a CDS encoding DUF4442 domain-containing protein, whose protein sequence is MTTGAKEFISLVKHPVKFRLFLLTKLPSAYFSGVRVKSISESSCEVVVPYKWFSKNPFRSTYFACLSMAAEMSTGVLAMANTYKRKPAVSMLVTAVSSSYFKKASGITIFTCEDGPAIAATIEKAVTSGEGQTIIAKSVGRNSQGEVVAEFLITWSFKSKKS, encoded by the coding sequence ATGACAACCGGTGCCAAAGAATTTATTAGCCTGGTAAAGCATCCGGTAAAGTTCAGGTTGTTTTTATTGACTAAATTACCCAGTGCCTATTTTTCGGGGGTACGTGTAAAAAGTATCAGTGAAAGTTCCTGCGAAGTGGTAGTTCCGTATAAGTGGTTCTCAAAAAACCCTTTTCGGTCCACCTATTTCGCCTGCCTGTCGATGGCTGCAGAAATGAGTACTGGTGTGCTGGCGATGGCCAATACCTATAAAAGGAAGCCGGCTGTTTCTATGCTGGTGACCGCTGTTTCATCCTCGTATTTTAAGAAAGCTTCCGGAATAACCATATTTACGTGCGAAGATGGACCAGCTATTGCTGCAACCATTGAAAAAGCAGTTACTAGCGGTGAGGGACAGACGATAATAGCAAAATCAGTTGGACGGAATAGCCAGGGTGAAGTTGTAGCTGAGTTTTTGATAACCTGGTCCTTTAAATCAAAGAAATCATGA
- a CDS encoding MBL fold metallo-hydrolase → MKIAFHGAARTVTGSKHLLTLKNGKKILLDSGLFQGMGKETDVLNREWGFDPSEVDILVLSHAHIDHSGLIPKLVKDGFNGPIYCTPATKSLAFILLEDSAEIQEDDVKYINKKRAAAGQPYLKPLYTLDDAKACFDQFKEVDYGHWTSIAEGVDLLFTDVGHIIGSAAVHLRIKENGKTEQLTFSGDVGRYRDIILRSPEVFPQADYIILESTYGNSLHELQTTTPDQLLEYIEKVCVKNRGKLIIPAFSVGRTQEILYSLNQLEVERRLPELDYFVDSPLSMEATQVVESYPQYFNARIQKLLKTDNDPFRFNGLKYIKTVEESKLLNFRNEPCVIISASGMADAGRVKHHISNSIENSRNGILLVGYCEPNSLGGRLMAGKKEVSIFGVSHEVHALVGSIRSMSAHGDYEDLCQWLACQDAKAVKKLFIVHGEYDVQIQFKQRLVNKGFLDVEIPERHYEEGLS, encoded by the coding sequence ATGAAAATCGCTTTCCACGGTGCTGCCAGGACTGTTACCGGTTCCAAGCACCTGCTTACTTTAAAGAATGGTAAAAAGATACTGCTCGATTCAGGCTTGTTCCAGGGGATGGGCAAAGAGACCGATGTCCTGAACAGGGAATGGGGCTTTGATCCTTCCGAAGTGGATATCCTGGTCTTATCACACGCGCATATCGACCATAGCGGGCTCATTCCCAAACTGGTGAAAGATGGCTTCAACGGACCCATCTACTGCACGCCTGCAACTAAAAGCCTGGCCTTTATCTTATTGGAAGATTCAGCAGAGATCCAGGAAGATGATGTAAAATATATCAATAAGAAGAGAGCTGCAGCCGGGCAACCCTACCTGAAACCTCTCTATACGCTGGATGATGCAAAAGCCTGTTTTGACCAGTTTAAGGAAGTGGATTATGGGCATTGGACCTCAATAGCAGAAGGGGTGGACCTGCTCTTCACTGATGTGGGCCATATCATCGGAAGCGCAGCCGTGCATCTGCGCATTAAAGAAAACGGTAAAACAGAGCAACTCACGTTCAGCGGTGATGTAGGTCGCTACCGCGATATCATCCTGCGTTCCCCTGAAGTATTCCCCCAGGCTGATTATATTATCCTTGAATCTACCTATGGTAACAGCCTGCATGAATTGCAGACAACAACGCCCGATCAGTTGCTGGAATACATTGAGAAAGTATGTGTAAAGAACCGCGGAAAGTTGATCATCCCTGCCTTCAGCGTAGGCCGCACCCAAGAGATTTTGTATTCCCTGAACCAGCTCGAAGTGGAACGCCGGCTGCCCGAACTGGATTATTTTGTGGATAGTCCCCTTAGTATGGAAGCCACCCAGGTAGTAGAAAGTTATCCGCAATATTTCAATGCCAGGATCCAGAAATTATTAAAGACGGATAATGATCCCTTTCGTTTCAATGGCCTGAAGTATATCAAGACCGTAGAGGAATCTAAACTGCTGAATTTCCGGAATGAACCCTGTGTGATCATCTCGGCAAGTGGAATGGCCGACGCCGGCAGGGTCAAACACCATATCAGTAACAGTATCGAGAACAGCCGGAATGGTATTTTACTGGTGGGGTATTGTGAACCTAATTCACTGGGTGGTCGCCTGATGGCAGGAAAAAAAGAGGTCTCCATTTTTGGCGTTTCCCATGAAGTGCATGCGCTGGTAGGATCCATCCGTTCGATGAGCGCACATGGCGATTACGAGGACCTTTGCCAGTGGCTCGCCTGCCAGGATGCTAAAGCCGTAAAAAAACTTTTCATCGTGCACGGTGAATATGATGTGCAGATACAATTCAAGCAAAGGCTCGTCAATAAAGGGTTCCTGGATGTTGAAATCCCGGAAAGGCATTATGAGGAAGGTTTGAGCTGA
- a CDS encoding trans-sulfuration enzyme family protein, translating into MHPISKAIRTQVDRTNEMEHSQPLFLTSSFCFDNADDMRAAFADETEDNIYSRFSNPNVQEFVDRMCALEGAEAGFATASGMSAIFASFMTFLKQGDHLLSCRSIFGSTHTVITKYLPKYGISHSYVDAADVSSWEQYITPNTKMIYLETPTNPGLDIIDLKAASALAKKHGLLLNVDNCFATPIAQRPIDFGADLVIHSATKWLDGQGRVLGGIILGKKELIQELYLFCRSTGPSLSPFNAWILSRSLETLEVRMDRHASNALFLAEALEGHARLNWVKYPLLASHPQYAIACEQMTNGGGVVCFELKGGIESGRKFLNALTMLSLTANLGDTRSIASHPASTTHAKLSEAERNAVGISAGLIRISVGLENKKDILADILQALDKC; encoded by the coding sequence ATGCATCCAATTTCCAAAGCTATCCGCACACAGGTTGACCGAACCAATGAAATGGAACATTCACAACCCCTGTTCCTCACCAGCAGTTTTTGTTTTGATAATGCTGATGATATGCGGGCCGCATTTGCCGATGAAACCGAGGACAATATTTACAGCCGTTTCAGTAACCCGAATGTGCAGGAATTTGTGGACAGGATGTGTGCCCTGGAAGGCGCTGAAGCGGGCTTTGCTACAGCTTCTGGCATGAGTGCCATTTTTGCTTCTTTCATGACCTTCCTGAAACAAGGCGATCACCTGCTGAGCTGCAGGAGCATTTTCGGGAGCACACATACCGTGATCACCAAATACCTTCCCAAGTATGGCATTTCGCATAGTTATGTGGACGCTGCTGATGTCAGTTCCTGGGAACAATATATCACACCCAATACAAAGATGATCTACCTGGAAACACCAACCAATCCGGGTTTGGATATCATTGACCTGAAGGCAGCAAGTGCACTGGCGAAAAAACATGGCCTGCTGTTGAATGTGGACAATTGTTTCGCCACCCCAATTGCCCAAAGGCCGATAGATTTCGGGGCTGACCTGGTCATCCATTCTGCTACTAAATGGCTCGACGGACAGGGCCGGGTGCTGGGAGGAATTATATTGGGGAAAAAAGAACTGATCCAGGAACTCTATCTTTTTTGCAGGAGTACCGGGCCCTCCTTATCACCATTCAACGCCTGGATATTGAGCAGGAGTCTCGAGACCCTGGAAGTGCGGATGGACCGGCACGCTTCGAATGCATTGTTCCTGGCTGAAGCACTTGAAGGCCATGCCCGGTTGAACTGGGTGAAATATCCATTACTGGCGTCACATCCACAATATGCCATTGCCTGCGAACAGATGACCAATGGTGGCGGCGTGGTTTGTTTTGAATTGAAAGGCGGCATTGAAAGCGGCCGGAAATTCCTGAATGCCCTGACGATGTTATCCCTCACGGCGAACCTTGGCGATACCCGCAGTATTGCCTCCCATCCGGCAAGCACGACACATGCCAAGCTTTCCGAAGCGGAAAGGAATGCCGTTGGTATCAGCGCCGGACTGATCAGGATCTCTGTTGGACTGGAAAACAAAAAAGATATATTGGCGGATATCCTGCAGGCCCTGGATAAATGCTGA
- a CDS encoding OsmC family protein, protein MVTIDIIRQSGDFGFEATDAMGHTIRMDSSPESGGENYGVRPMQVMLMGLGGCSGIDVVSILKKQRQEITHFAMHIEAERETGKEPNLWKSARIVFTLNASIDEDKAKRAVQLSMDKYCSVAETMRRAGTEISWEVRFK, encoded by the coding sequence ATGGTAACAATTGATATCATTCGCCAATCAGGGGATTTCGGATTTGAGGCAACCGATGCCATGGGGCATACCATCCGGATGGATTCCAGTCCGGAAAGCGGTGGTGAAAACTACGGCGTACGGCCCATGCAGGTAATGCTGATGGGTTTGGGCGGTTGCAGTGGAATTGATGTGGTAAGTATTTTAAAAAAGCAACGGCAGGAGATCACCCATTTTGCCATGCATATAGAAGCGGAACGTGAAACTGGTAAAGAACCCAATCTATGGAAGTCCGCCCGGATCGTTTTTACGTTAAATGCTTCCATTGACGAAGACAAAGCCAAGCGTGCGGTTCAGTTATCGATGGACAAATACTGTTCTGTTGCTGAAACCATGCGCAGGGCAGGAACCGAGATCAGCTGGGAGGTCAGGTTCAAATAA
- the metX gene encoding homoserine O-acetyltransferase MetX: MLHRFVSTAPFELENGTILPQLEIAYHTYGEQAPDGSNVVWVCHALTANSDAAGWWPGLIGAGAAITPEKHFIVCANILGSCYGSTGPNSVNPATGKPWNSQFPLITIRDMVKAHILLREHLQINTIALCMGGSMGGYQAMEWALAEPAVIKKLFLAVTSAAESAWGIAIHEAQRMAIEADASWTTDQPAAGSNGLKAARAIGMLTYRNYTAMVQQQSDEDSSKLDHFKAASYIRHQGDKLAARFTAQSYWILTKSMDSHNISRERKGDIPAILATIQQPALVLGITSDLLCPTIEQRKISASIPGASYIEIDSMYGHDGFLVEAKQIGEHLQNWLEKK, translated from the coding sequence ATGTTGCACCGTTTTGTATCTACAGCGCCATTTGAACTGGAAAATGGCACCATTTTGCCCCAATTGGAGATCGCCTACCATACATATGGCGAACAGGCCCCGGATGGCTCAAATGTAGTATGGGTCTGCCATGCGCTCACTGCAAACAGTGATGCGGCAGGTTGGTGGCCCGGACTAATTGGCGCCGGGGCAGCCATCACACCGGAGAAACACTTTATTGTATGCGCCAATATCCTGGGCTCCTGCTATGGCAGTACAGGCCCAAATTCAGTAAATCCTGCAACCGGTAAACCCTGGAACAGCCAGTTCCCGCTCATTACCATCCGCGATATGGTAAAAGCGCATATCCTTTTGCGGGAGCACCTGCAGATCAACACCATTGCCCTTTGTATGGGCGGCAGCATGGGTGGCTACCAGGCGATGGAGTGGGCATTGGCAGAACCCGCCGTCATCAAAAAATTATTCCTGGCGGTAACTTCTGCAGCAGAAAGCGCCTGGGGCATCGCGATCCATGAAGCGCAACGGATGGCGATTGAAGCCGATGCCAGCTGGACAACCGACCAGCCTGCTGCCGGAAGTAACGGCCTGAAAGCGGCCCGGGCCATCGGAATGCTGACCTACCGCAACTATACCGCCATGGTACAGCAGCAATCTGATGAAGATTCCTCAAAACTGGACCATTTCAAGGCGGCCTCCTATATCCGCCACCAGGGCGATAAACTGGCTGCTCGGTTCACAGCCCAGTCTTATTGGATACTTACCAAATCAATGGATAGCCATAATATTTCAAGGGAAAGGAAGGGGGATATACCAGCCATCCTGGCGACCATTCAGCAACCTGCACTGGTGCTGGGTATTACCAGTGACCTCTTATGCCCTACAATAGAACAGCGAAAAATCAGCGCTTCAATTCCTGGTGCGAGTTATATAGAAATTGATTCCATGTATGGCCATGATGGCTTCCTGGTAGAAGCAAAACAAATCGGGGAACACCTGCAAAACTGGCTGGAAAAAAAATAG